The candidate division WOR-3 bacterium genomic interval CGACCAACTCGTCAACATCGCCCGCGGGATTTTCGGCAGAGGAGACGATTTTGTCCAAAAAATAACGGGCAGTCCTACAGTTGACCGACCTCTTGAGAAAATCAGACGTTTCAGAAACCGACCTGACCCCGGCATAGTAGTCACAGTTGACATGCTATCTACGGGCGTAGATATCCCCGCCCTTGAATTCATAGTCTTCCTTCGTCCGGTCAAATCGAGAATTCTGTGGACACAGATGCTCGGCAGGGGCACGAGAAAATGTCCGGACATAAACAAAAGCTTTTTCACTATTTTTGACTGTTTCGACGGAACCCTGATCGAATATTTCAAGGACTCGACCGACTTCGTCATAGAGATAGAAGACACATCCAACGCCGCGACGATTTCCGAGGTAATAGAAAATATTTGGAACAACATAGAAAGAGACTACAACATTAACCGCCTCATAAGACGCCTGCGCCGTGTTGCCGAAACTATGAGCGCAAAAGCGAGAGAAGATTTTTCAAAATTCATAGAAAACGGCGACATCGGAAAATTTGCAGACGAACTTAAACCTAACCTAAAATCAAGCTTTACGGAGACGATGGAACTGCTCCGCAAAAAAGCATTTCAAGACCTTTTGGTGAACTACAACCGGGCATACAAGCCTTTTTACGTCGCCTATGAAACTCAGGACAAAGTTTCATCAGACCTTATGTTCAAGGTCGAAGACAAAAGCTACAAACCCATCGAATACCTCTACGCTTTTTCAACTTTCGTCCAGGCAAACAAAGACAAAATCGAAGCTCTTTCGATCCTTCTTAAAAATCCCAGGAAGTGGAACACAAAAGTTTTGAAAGAAATCCGTTCCGAACTCAAAAAGCACGACTTCGAAGAAGAAAAAATTAGAAAAGCCCACGAGCTTTCAGGCCACAAAGCTCTTGCCGACATAATCTCGATGATAAAAAACGCCGACGACGAGAAAAATCCTCTTCTGACTGCAAAAGAGCGCGTCAGCAAAACGATTTCAGAAATTCAAGAAATCCACGACTTCAACGAAGAACAGAGTAGCTGGCTCAACTACATTAAAGAACACCTTATAATCAATCTCGCCATAGAAAAAGATAATTTTGACGTAGTGCCGGTATTGGAAAGACACGGCGGTCTGCATAGGGCTCAAAAAATATTCGGAGACGAATTCGACAAAATTATAGAAGAAATCAACTACAAAATAGCGGTCTGAGAGGAACAAAAATGTCCGACATAGTCAACAAATTATGGGGAATGTGCCACACCCTACGCCACGACGGAATAGACTACGGCGATTACATAGAACAGCTGACATATCTTCTTTTTATAAAAATGGCTCACGAAAAAGGCGTAAAACTTCCCAAAAATTGCGACTGGGAAACGCTGAAAAGCTTTTCAGGCACCGATCTGACAGACCATTACTTGATGCTTTTGCAGAAACTGCGGGACGAAAAAAACCTCCTCGGAGATATTTTTGCCCAGTCCATGCCGAAATTCAGCAATCCCGTCAATTTAAAGAAAGTGATAACAATGATAGACGCTGAGGACTGGGCGAGCCTCGACGTCGACGTCAAAGCCGAGGCATTCGAGGGGCTTCTCGAAAAAGCGGCGAGCGAGGGCAAAAAAGGCGCGGGACAATACTTTACTCCGAGGCCGCTCATAAAGACTATCGTCAGACTAATCCAGCCCGATCCCCTCAAACATCAGGGAATGACTATTTGCGATCCGGCCTGCGGGACGGGAGGTTTTTTGGTCGCCGCCTACGAATATCTGATGGAGAAAACACGCGGCGCGATTGACGTAAACAAAATAAAATTCATAAAAGAAAACACATATTTCGGACAGGACCTTGTCGCAAGACCCCGGCGGTTGGCTCTCATGAACCTATTCCTCCACGGCATATCGCCGAAAATTTATCTGGGCGACACAATATACGAACCAGACAAGGGCAAGAAATACGACGTCGTCATGACCAATCCCCCCTTCGGGACGAAAGGCGCGGGTCAGGCTCCGGTGAGGGACGATTTCACTATTTCGACTTCCAACAAGCAGTTGAATTTCCTTCAGCACGTAAACACGATTCTCAAAAGCGGCGGAAGAGCCGCGATAGTCCTGCCCGACAACTGCCTTTTCGAGGACAAAGCCGGAGAGGTTTTCGAGATAATCATGCACGACTGCAACGTCCACACGATTTTGAGACTGCCCAGGGGAACTTTCGTCCCCTACGCCAACGCTCAGGCAAATGTAATCTTTTTGCAGAAGGGCAGACCGACGGAAAAGGTGTGGATCTACGACAACAGGTCGAACATTCCGGGCTGT includes:
- a CDS encoding N-6 DNA methylase, which gives rise to MSDIVNKLWGMCHTLRHDGIDYGDYIEQLTYLLFIKMAHEKGVKLPKNCDWETLKSFSGTDLTDHYLMLLQKLRDEKNLLGDIFAQSMPKFSNPVNLKKVITMIDAEDWASLDVDVKAEAFEGLLEKAASEGKKGAGQYFTPRPLIKTIVRLIQPDPLKHQGMTICDPACGTGGFLVAAYEYLMEKTRGAIDVNKIKFIKENTYFGQDLVARPRRLALMNLFLHGISPKIYLGDTIYEPDKGKKYDVVMTNPPFGTKGAGQAPVRDDFTISTSNKQLNFLQHVNTILKSGGRAAIVLPDNCLFEDKAGEVFEIIMHDCNVHTILRLPRGTFVPYANAQANVIFLQKGRPTEKVWIYDNRSNIPGCTKKDRPLTADMFTDFEKVYGKDPNGNSKRTDQGQEGRFRPFGIDEIKERGYKLDIKWLKDETLDDPNDLPEPVDLISEAVSELEAVVDELNEITELLGKE